The following is a genomic window from Halobacterium sp. R2-5.
GCCGCGGAACTCGTCGCGGGCGAGCGCGCCCATCGTGATTGCCTCCGCGACGTCCAGCAGGTTCCGCGTCTCGATGGTGTGCTGGAGGTCGGTGTTGAACGTCCGGGACTTGTCCGCGACGTAGACGTCCTGGTAGCGCTCGCGGGCGTCCTGGATGTCTTCGAGCGCCTGCTTCAGAGCGCCTTCCTCGCGGAACACGTTGACGTTCTCCGTCATCGACTCCTGGAGGTCCGAACGCACGTCGGCGTGGTTGACGCCGTCCTCGCGTTCGAGCAGCGTCTCGATGCGCGCGCGCTCGGACTCGGCGGTCGCCTCGACGATCGCCTTCGGGTCGCTGTCGGGGTGTTCGACGGCGCCGCCGTCTACGGCGGCGTCGCGAGCGCCGGGTGCGCCGACGGGGACGCCGAGGTCCTCGCGTTCGGCGTCCGGTTCGGGCCCGGTCTGGATCTTCGGCTCCGGCATGTCGGCGCCCGCCGCGTGCCGGCCGGCGCGCGCGCCGTACACGAGCAGTTCGGGGAGCGCGTTCCCGCCGAGACGGTTGCCGCCGTGGAGGCTCACGCAGGCGCACTCGCCGGCCGCGTAGAGGCCGTCGATGCACGTCTCGCCGTGCTCGTCGACCTCGATGCCGCCCATCGCGTAGTGCTGGCCGGGCTTGACCGGCATCGGCTCCTCCAATCCGTCGACGCCCTCGAAGTCCCGCGCGAGGTGGAGGATGTTCTCCAGGCGGTCGGTGATGCGCTCCTCGCCGAGGTGGCGCATGTCGAGGTAGACGTACTCGTCCTCGATGCCGCGGCCCTCTTGGACCTCGGTGAGTTCGGCGCGCGCGACGACGTCCCGAGACGCGAGCTCGCCGTCGTTGGTCGCGTACCCGTACTCGAACATGAAGCGCTCGCCCTCGGAGTTGTAGAGGATACCACCCTCCCCGCGGACCCCCTCGCTGATGAGGACGCCCGTGGAGGGGAGCGTCGTCGGGTGGAACTGAATCATCTCCATGTCCTCCATCGGAAC
Proteins encoded in this region:
- a CDS encoding FAD-binding protein, with product MYEHDVIVVGGGGAGLRAAIAAHEEGADVAIVTKLHPVRSHTGAAEGGINAALRDGDSWQDHAYDTMKGSDYLADAPAVDTFAQDAPEEVIQLEHWGMPFSREDDGTVSQRPFGGLSFPRTTYAGAETGHHMLHTLYEQVVKRGIEVYDEWYVSQLAVTDEDDPNERDCHGVVAWDVQSGEIAGFRAHDGVILATGGPGQAYDHTTNAVANTGDGVALAYRAGVPMEDMEMIQFHPTTLPSTGVLISEGVRGEGGILYNSEGERFMFEYGYATNDGELASRDVVARAELTEVQEGRGIEDEYVYLDMRHLGEERITDRLENILHLARDFEGVDGLEEPMPVKPGQHYAMGGIEVDEHGETCIDGLYAAGECACVSLHGGNRLGGNALPELLVYGARAGRHAAGADMPEPKIQTGPEPDAEREDLGVPVGAPGARDAAVDGGAVEHPDSDPKAIVEATAESERARIETLLEREDGVNHADVRSDLQESMTENVNVFREEGALKQALEDIQDARERYQDVYVADKSRTFNTDLQHTIETRNLLDVAEAITMGALARDEFRGAHWRKEHQERKDDEYLKHTLVSWNDGEPELWYRPVILEGDEQTYEPKERSY